One genomic segment of Helianthus annuus cultivar XRQ/B chromosome 14, HanXRQr2.0-SUNRISE, whole genome shotgun sequence includes these proteins:
- the LOC110904532 gene encoding prostaglandin E synthase 2: protein MRRASILTYSSALSRALLSPTKQHNSLFQATSAYVAGSSRRCFSTFRFPRGYSGATRFSLSLGGLAAATVAVGCSSLLVEDEAYAKAHVKADLVPKDVVLYQYEACPFCNKVKAFLDYYDVPYKVVEVNPFSKKEIKWSEYKKVPILTVDGEPLVDSSAIIDQMGNKIISSKASLVVSNGDEENKWRRWVDDHLVHMLSPNIYRNTSEALESFDYIANNGNFSTYEKYSVKYAGAAAMYFVSKKLKKKYNITDERAALYDAAETWVDALDGRDFLGGSKPNLADLAVFGVLRPIRQLKSGKDMVEHTRIGEWYSRMESAVGESSRIKA, encoded by the exons ATGAGGAGAGCTTCTATCCTCACTTATTCCTCTGCTCTATCCAGAGCCCTATTATCACCTACTAAACAACACAACAGCCTCTTCCAGGCCACCTCCGCTTACGTCGCCGGTTCTTCTCGGCGGTGTTTTTCAACATTCAGATTTCCACGTGGCTACTCCGGTGCTACTAGGTTTTCTCTGTCGTTAGGTGGTCTTGCTGCCGCTACGGTCGCTGTTGGTTGCTCCTCACTGTTGGTGGAAGACGAGGCGTATGCTAAAGCACATGTGAAGGCCGATTTAGTCCCTAAGGATGTTGTGCTTTATCAGTACGAAGCTTGCCCTTTCTGTAACAAGGTTAAAG CATTTTTGGACTACTATGATGTACCATACAAAGTTGTGGAGGTGAACCCGTTTAGTAAGAAGGAAATCAAATGGTCTGAGTATAAGAAGGTGCCTATATTGACGGTGGATGGTGAGCCACTGGTTGATTCGTCAG CTATTATTGATCAGATGGGGAACAAGATCATTTCGTCGAAAGCTTCATTGGTGGTCTCTAATGGCGACGAAGAAAACAAGTGGCgcag GTGGGTTGATGATCATTTGGTGCATATGCTATCACCAAACATCTACCGGAACACTTCTGAGGCTTTGGAGTCCTTTGACTATATCGCTAACAATG GTAATTTCAGCACCTATGAGAAGTATTCAGTGAAGTATGCTGGGGCTGCTGCTATGTATTTTGTGTCGAAGAAACTAAAGAAAAAGTATAACATCACCGACGAAAGAGCAGCCTTGTACGATGCTGCAGAAACATGGGTTGATGCACTTGATGGCAGAGACTTTCTAG GGGGTTCGAAGCCTAATTTGGCAGATCTAGCTGTTTTTGGGGTGTTGAGACCTATTCGACAGTTAAAGTCAGGTAAAGATATGGTGGAGCACACCAGAATTGGTGAGTGGTACTCCAGAATGGAGTCTGCAGTTGGAGAATCTTCAAGAATAAAGGCATAA
- the LOC110904531 gene encoding putative lysine-specific demethylase JMJ16 isoform X2: protein MMGTELIRHHVKEESIDIPLIPPGFESIAAFSLKRADDNKVGSSCSVSSSTSEPQPVKKEPRVEPSEDEKTKRSVESSCSVSANASEPQPVKKESRVEPNDDEKTKRSVRPRPGINYGRFDGSSGDESESEQTLSGGIAKGVIRGCEECSNCQKVIARWRPEKARRPDLLEAPVFYPTEEEFEDTLKYISSIRDKAEAYGVCRIVPPSSWKPPCPLKEKDVWENSTFATRVQRVDKLQNRDSLNQMLRPSCHKKRKRRKSMKVGLDQKTHGSDTGAPVDLMVPEPCFGFEPGPRFTLKEFHKYADDFKNQYFNSNETATDARDDSVMKDLWDPLLENIEGEYWRMVESPTEEIEVLYGADLETGTFGSGFPKEACQVSASDEKYIRSGWNLNNFPRLPGSLLSYESGDISGVLVPWLYVGMCFSSFCWHVEDHHLYSMNYMHFGAPKMWYAVPGKDAIKLEAAMRKHLPNLFAEQPDLLHKLVTQLSPSILKSEGVPVYRCVQNPGEFILTFPRAYHSGFNCGFNCAEAVNVAPVDWLPHGHNAIELYREQARKTSISHDKLLLGAARDAVKALWEMNLLRKNTPDNLRWKDVCGKDGILSQTLKARVEIERVRRDFLCNTSHALKMEANFDATRERECSVCYFDLHLSAAGCHHCSPDKYSCLNHAKQFCSCAMGAKFFLLRYDIKDLAILVEALEGKLSAIYRWAKLDLGLSLSSYVSKDNKEQCSVSESTTKVQKGQETGQDLAKSKNSTLTHESSHKDVVLLSDDEADDSSKPLNQATRSDDQVKEVSSKNAGPNKSQDLSITKGSSNLSGETAEGVLQQIPENKDKTIIIGLYANSKSGNNAQTNPDRVQRQKGPRIAKVVRRINCNVEPLEFGVVQSGKLWCDSRAIYPKGFRSRVKYINVLDPTDTCYYISEIIDAGKNRPLFMVSLEKDPTEVFIHLSAIRCWEMVRERVNHEISKQHKLKKPNLPPLQPPGSLDGMEMFGFTSPSISQGIQSVDRNRVCTEYWESHPIHSQSHLLKIQELNIPDATKNNGLTTVSDPIISGLLKKANLEELTTILSVLSDQQALTKLLNEEILKRPR, encoded by the exons ATGATGGGGACTGAACTCATCAGACATCATGTCAAAGAAGAGAGCATAGATATTCCCTTAATTCCACCTGGGTTCGAGTCAATCGCCGCTTTTTCTCTGAAAAGGGCCGATGATAACAAAGTTGGGTCTAGTTGCTCTGTGTCCAGTAGTACTTCTGAACCGCAACCAGTCAAGAAGGAACCAAGGGTCGAGCCCAGTGAGGACGAAAAGACTAAGAGGTCTGTTGAGTCTAGCTGTTCTGTTTCCGCTAATGCTTCTGAACCGCAACCGGTCAAGAAGGAATCACGGGTCGAACCGAACGACGATGAAAAGACTAAGAGGTCTGTTAGGCCCAGACCAGGAATAAATTATGGCAGATTTGATGGCAGTTCAGGAGATGAGTCTGAATCCGAGCAG ACTTTAAGCGGTGGAATCGCTAAGGGGGTTATTCGTGGATGTGAAGAGTGTAGCAACTGCCAAAAG GTTATTGCACGATGGCGTCCAGAAAAAGCTCGAAGGCCCGATCTTCTTGAGGCTCCTGTATTTTACCCTACTGAAGAG GAGTTTGAAGACACCCTAAAGTACATTTCAAGCATACGCGATAAAGCCGAAGCGTATGGCGTTTGTCGTATCGTACCACCTTCATCATGGAAACCGCCATGTCCTCTTAAGGAAAAGGACGTATGGGAAAATTCGACGTTTGCTACGCGTGTCCAAAGGGTTGACAAACTTCAAAATCGCGATTCATTAAACCAAATGTTGAGACCTAGTTGCCATAAGAAAAGGAAAAGGAGAAAAAGCATGAAAGTAGGGTTAGATCAAAAGACCCACGGGTCAGACACTGGAGCTCCAGTTGATCTGATGGTTCCTGAACCTTGTTTTGGTTTTGAACCTGGCCCACGCTTCACTCTTAAAGAGTTTCACAAGTACGCCGATGATTTCAAGAACCAGTATTTTAACAGCAATGAAACAGCTACAGATGCACGTGATGACTCAGTTATGAAAGATTTGTGGGACCCTTTGTTAGAAAATATAGAGGGCGAATATTGGCGTATGGTCGAGTCTCCGACTGAAGAAATCGAG GTGCTCTATGGTGCTGACTTGGAAACTGGTACATTTGGCAGCGGGTTTCCAAAAGAGGCGTGCCAGGTGTCAGCGTCAGATGAGAAGTACATTAGATCCGGTTGGAATTTGAATAACTTCCCGAGGCTTCCGGGGTCGTTACTCTCTTACGAGAGCGGTGATATATCGGGTGTTCTTGTGCCATGGTTGTATGTCGGAATGTGCTTTTCATCTTTCTGTTGG CATGTTGAAGATCATCACTTATATTCCATGAATTACATGCATTTCGGTGCTCCGAAGATGTGGTATGCTGTACCCGGGAAAGATGCCATCAAATTGGAAGCAGCAATGAGAAAACATTTACCGAATCTTTTCGCTGAACAACCCGACTTGCTTCACAAACTG GTCACCCAACTTTCACCATCGATACTGAAATCAGAAGGGGTTCCTGTTTATCGGTGCGTTCAGAATCCCGGAGAGTTCATTCTGACGTTTCCTCGAGCATATCATTCGGGATTCAACTGCGGGTTCAACTGCGCAGAGGCTGTGAATGTGGCACCCGTTGATTGGTTACCTCATGGTCATAATGCCATTGAGTTGTATCGTGAGCAGGCCCGAAAAACTTCAATTTCTCATGATAAATTGTTGCTTGGAGCTGCAAGAGATGCTGTAAAAGCTCTTTGGGAAATGAATTTGCTTAGAAAAAACACACCCGATAACTTACGATGGAAGGACGTTTGTGGGAAAGATGGGATCCTATCCCAAACACTCAag GCTCGTGTGGAAATTGAGCGGGTGAGGAGGGATTTCTTGTGCAACACGTCGCATGCGTTGAAAATGGAGGCAAATTTCGATGCGACAAGAGAGAGAGAATGCAGTGTTTGCTATTTCGACTTGCATCTATCGGCTGCGGGTTGTCACCATTGTTCACCGGATAAATACTCATGCTTAAATCATGCGAAACAGTTTTGTTCTTGTGCTATGGGTGCAAAGTTTTTCCTTCTTCGTTACGACATCAAAGATTTAGCGATTTTGGTTGAAGCTTTGGAGGGCAAATTGAGTGCTATTTACCGATGGGCGAAACTTGATCTCGGACTTTCTCTATCTTCGTATGTATCTAAAGATAACAAAGAACAGTGTTCGGTTTCTGAATCAACAACCAAAGTGCAAAAAGGACAAGAAACGGGTCAAGACCTCGCAAAGTCAAAAAATTCAACATTGACACATGAATCTTCACACAAAGATGTCGTGCTGCTTAGTGATGACGAGGCTGATGACTCATCAAAACCACTTAATCAAGCCACCAGAAGTGATGATCAAGTAAAAGAAGTTTCATCGAAAAATGCGGGCCCTAACAAGTCGCAGGATTTATCGATTACAAAAGGTTCTAGTAACTTAAGTGGGGAAACTGCAGAAGGGGTGTTGCAGCAAATACCCGAAAACAAGGATAAAACTATAATTATTGGTTTATATGCAAATTCAAAATCAGGAAACAACGCACAAACCAACCCGGATAGAGTCCAAAGACAAAAAGGTCCTCGAATTGCAAAAGTGGTCAGACGGATAAACTGCAACGTTGAGCCGTTAGAGTTTGGTGTGGTTCAGTCGGGAAAGTTATGGTGCGACAGTCGTGCCATTTACCCTAAAG GTTTTAGGAGTCGGGTTAAGTATATAAACGTTTTAGATCCCACGGATACGTGCTACTACATATCAGAAATTATCGATGCGGGAAAGAATAGGCCTCTTTTCATG GTTTCATTGGAGAAGGATCCAACTGAAGTATTCATTCATTTATCGGCAATAAGATGTTGGGAAATGGTTAGAGAGAGAGTTAATCACGAGATTTCAAAGCAACATAAGTTGAAGAAACCGAATCTTCCTCCTTTGCAGCCACCCGGAAGTCTTGACGGCATGGAAATGTTCGGGTTTACATCACCTTCAATCTCGCAG GGTATTCAGTCGGTGGATAGGAATCGGGTATGCACCGAGTACTGGGAATCACACCCTATACACTCTCAATCCCACTTATTAAAGATTCAGGAACTAAACATTCCCGATGCCACCAAAAACAACGGTTTGACTACAGTCAGTGATCCTATTATCTCGGGCCTGTTAAAAAAGGCGAATTTGGAGGAGTTAACCACGATATTGAGTGTTTTGAGCGATCAACAAGCGCTAACAAAACTTCTAAACGAAGAGATTCTTAAACGACCCAGATGA
- the LOC110904531 gene encoding putative lysine-specific demethylase JMJ16 isoform X1, translating to MMGTELIRHHVKEESIDIPLIPPGFESIAAFSLKRADDNKVGSSCSVSSSTSEPQPVKKEPRVEPSEDEKTKRSVESSCSVSANASEPQPVKKESRVEPNDDEKTKRSVRPRPGINYGRFDGSSGDESESEQNQTLSGGIAKGVIRGCEECSNCQKVIARWRPEKARRPDLLEAPVFYPTEEEFEDTLKYISSIRDKAEAYGVCRIVPPSSWKPPCPLKEKDVWENSTFATRVQRVDKLQNRDSLNQMLRPSCHKKRKRRKSMKVGLDQKTHGSDTGAPVDLMVPEPCFGFEPGPRFTLKEFHKYADDFKNQYFNSNETATDARDDSVMKDLWDPLLENIEGEYWRMVESPTEEIEVLYGADLETGTFGSGFPKEACQVSASDEKYIRSGWNLNNFPRLPGSLLSYESGDISGVLVPWLYVGMCFSSFCWHVEDHHLYSMNYMHFGAPKMWYAVPGKDAIKLEAAMRKHLPNLFAEQPDLLHKLVTQLSPSILKSEGVPVYRCVQNPGEFILTFPRAYHSGFNCGFNCAEAVNVAPVDWLPHGHNAIELYREQARKTSISHDKLLLGAARDAVKALWEMNLLRKNTPDNLRWKDVCGKDGILSQTLKARVEIERVRRDFLCNTSHALKMEANFDATRERECSVCYFDLHLSAAGCHHCSPDKYSCLNHAKQFCSCAMGAKFFLLRYDIKDLAILVEALEGKLSAIYRWAKLDLGLSLSSYVSKDNKEQCSVSESTTKVQKGQETGQDLAKSKNSTLTHESSHKDVVLLSDDEADDSSKPLNQATRSDDQVKEVSSKNAGPNKSQDLSITKGSSNLSGETAEGVLQQIPENKDKTIIIGLYANSKSGNNAQTNPDRVQRQKGPRIAKVVRRINCNVEPLEFGVVQSGKLWCDSRAIYPKGFRSRVKYINVLDPTDTCYYISEIIDAGKNRPLFMVSLEKDPTEVFIHLSAIRCWEMVRERVNHEISKQHKLKKPNLPPLQPPGSLDGMEMFGFTSPSISQGIQSVDRNRVCTEYWESHPIHSQSHLLKIQELNIPDATKNNGLTTVSDPIISGLLKKANLEELTTILSVLSDQQALTKLLNEEILKRPR from the exons ATGATGGGGACTGAACTCATCAGACATCATGTCAAAGAAGAGAGCATAGATATTCCCTTAATTCCACCTGGGTTCGAGTCAATCGCCGCTTTTTCTCTGAAAAGGGCCGATGATAACAAAGTTGGGTCTAGTTGCTCTGTGTCCAGTAGTACTTCTGAACCGCAACCAGTCAAGAAGGAACCAAGGGTCGAGCCCAGTGAGGACGAAAAGACTAAGAGGTCTGTTGAGTCTAGCTGTTCTGTTTCCGCTAATGCTTCTGAACCGCAACCGGTCAAGAAGGAATCACGGGTCGAACCGAACGACGATGAAAAGACTAAGAGGTCTGTTAGGCCCAGACCAGGAATAAATTATGGCAGATTTGATGGCAGTTCAGGAGATGAGTCTGAATCCGAGCAG AATCAGACTTTAAGCGGTGGAATCGCTAAGGGGGTTATTCGTGGATGTGAAGAGTGTAGCAACTGCCAAAAG GTTATTGCACGATGGCGTCCAGAAAAAGCTCGAAGGCCCGATCTTCTTGAGGCTCCTGTATTTTACCCTACTGAAGAG GAGTTTGAAGACACCCTAAAGTACATTTCAAGCATACGCGATAAAGCCGAAGCGTATGGCGTTTGTCGTATCGTACCACCTTCATCATGGAAACCGCCATGTCCTCTTAAGGAAAAGGACGTATGGGAAAATTCGACGTTTGCTACGCGTGTCCAAAGGGTTGACAAACTTCAAAATCGCGATTCATTAAACCAAATGTTGAGACCTAGTTGCCATAAGAAAAGGAAAAGGAGAAAAAGCATGAAAGTAGGGTTAGATCAAAAGACCCACGGGTCAGACACTGGAGCTCCAGTTGATCTGATGGTTCCTGAACCTTGTTTTGGTTTTGAACCTGGCCCACGCTTCACTCTTAAAGAGTTTCACAAGTACGCCGATGATTTCAAGAACCAGTATTTTAACAGCAATGAAACAGCTACAGATGCACGTGATGACTCAGTTATGAAAGATTTGTGGGACCCTTTGTTAGAAAATATAGAGGGCGAATATTGGCGTATGGTCGAGTCTCCGACTGAAGAAATCGAG GTGCTCTATGGTGCTGACTTGGAAACTGGTACATTTGGCAGCGGGTTTCCAAAAGAGGCGTGCCAGGTGTCAGCGTCAGATGAGAAGTACATTAGATCCGGTTGGAATTTGAATAACTTCCCGAGGCTTCCGGGGTCGTTACTCTCTTACGAGAGCGGTGATATATCGGGTGTTCTTGTGCCATGGTTGTATGTCGGAATGTGCTTTTCATCTTTCTGTTGG CATGTTGAAGATCATCACTTATATTCCATGAATTACATGCATTTCGGTGCTCCGAAGATGTGGTATGCTGTACCCGGGAAAGATGCCATCAAATTGGAAGCAGCAATGAGAAAACATTTACCGAATCTTTTCGCTGAACAACCCGACTTGCTTCACAAACTG GTCACCCAACTTTCACCATCGATACTGAAATCAGAAGGGGTTCCTGTTTATCGGTGCGTTCAGAATCCCGGAGAGTTCATTCTGACGTTTCCTCGAGCATATCATTCGGGATTCAACTGCGGGTTCAACTGCGCAGAGGCTGTGAATGTGGCACCCGTTGATTGGTTACCTCATGGTCATAATGCCATTGAGTTGTATCGTGAGCAGGCCCGAAAAACTTCAATTTCTCATGATAAATTGTTGCTTGGAGCTGCAAGAGATGCTGTAAAAGCTCTTTGGGAAATGAATTTGCTTAGAAAAAACACACCCGATAACTTACGATGGAAGGACGTTTGTGGGAAAGATGGGATCCTATCCCAAACACTCAag GCTCGTGTGGAAATTGAGCGGGTGAGGAGGGATTTCTTGTGCAACACGTCGCATGCGTTGAAAATGGAGGCAAATTTCGATGCGACAAGAGAGAGAGAATGCAGTGTTTGCTATTTCGACTTGCATCTATCGGCTGCGGGTTGTCACCATTGTTCACCGGATAAATACTCATGCTTAAATCATGCGAAACAGTTTTGTTCTTGTGCTATGGGTGCAAAGTTTTTCCTTCTTCGTTACGACATCAAAGATTTAGCGATTTTGGTTGAAGCTTTGGAGGGCAAATTGAGTGCTATTTACCGATGGGCGAAACTTGATCTCGGACTTTCTCTATCTTCGTATGTATCTAAAGATAACAAAGAACAGTGTTCGGTTTCTGAATCAACAACCAAAGTGCAAAAAGGACAAGAAACGGGTCAAGACCTCGCAAAGTCAAAAAATTCAACATTGACACATGAATCTTCACACAAAGATGTCGTGCTGCTTAGTGATGACGAGGCTGATGACTCATCAAAACCACTTAATCAAGCCACCAGAAGTGATGATCAAGTAAAAGAAGTTTCATCGAAAAATGCGGGCCCTAACAAGTCGCAGGATTTATCGATTACAAAAGGTTCTAGTAACTTAAGTGGGGAAACTGCAGAAGGGGTGTTGCAGCAAATACCCGAAAACAAGGATAAAACTATAATTATTGGTTTATATGCAAATTCAAAATCAGGAAACAACGCACAAACCAACCCGGATAGAGTCCAAAGACAAAAAGGTCCTCGAATTGCAAAAGTGGTCAGACGGATAAACTGCAACGTTGAGCCGTTAGAGTTTGGTGTGGTTCAGTCGGGAAAGTTATGGTGCGACAGTCGTGCCATTTACCCTAAAG GTTTTAGGAGTCGGGTTAAGTATATAAACGTTTTAGATCCCACGGATACGTGCTACTACATATCAGAAATTATCGATGCGGGAAAGAATAGGCCTCTTTTCATG GTTTCATTGGAGAAGGATCCAACTGAAGTATTCATTCATTTATCGGCAATAAGATGTTGGGAAATGGTTAGAGAGAGAGTTAATCACGAGATTTCAAAGCAACATAAGTTGAAGAAACCGAATCTTCCTCCTTTGCAGCCACCCGGAAGTCTTGACGGCATGGAAATGTTCGGGTTTACATCACCTTCAATCTCGCAG GGTATTCAGTCGGTGGATAGGAATCGGGTATGCACCGAGTACTGGGAATCACACCCTATACACTCTCAATCCCACTTATTAAAGATTCAGGAACTAAACATTCCCGATGCCACCAAAAACAACGGTTTGACTACAGTCAGTGATCCTATTATCTCGGGCCTGTTAAAAAAGGCGAATTTGGAGGAGTTAACCACGATATTGAGTGTTTTGAGCGATCAACAAGCGCTAACAAAACTTCTAAACGAAGAGATTCTTAAACGACCCAGATGA